One Frankia alni ACN14a DNA window includes the following coding sequences:
- a CDS encoding mycothiol-dependent nitroreductase Rv2466c family protein: MTTETLSTPAPAPGAAAAEDDPGTVVADLWFDPLCPWAWLTSRWLLEVEKVRPVRVRWHVMSLSVLNEGRDDLPEQYRELLAKGWGPVRICIAAAERHGEGVLAALYTALGRRRHVEKAEFDEATFVAALTEAGADPALAAAASSTEWDAKVRASHADGIGRVGMDVGTPVVAVGENAFFGPVITPAPKGADAGRLWDGVLLVAGTPGFFELKRSRDVAPIFT; encoded by the coding sequence ATGACCACCGAGACCCTGTCCACCCCGGCGCCCGCACCGGGAGCGGCGGCAGCCGAGGACGATCCCGGCACGGTTGTCGCCGACCTCTGGTTCGACCCGCTGTGCCCGTGGGCGTGGTTGACGTCGCGCTGGCTGCTGGAGGTGGAGAAGGTCCGCCCGGTCCGGGTCCGCTGGCACGTGATGAGCCTCTCCGTGCTCAACGAGGGGCGCGACGACCTGCCCGAGCAGTACCGGGAGTTGCTGGCGAAGGGGTGGGGCCCGGTGCGGATCTGCATCGCCGCCGCCGAGCGGCACGGTGAGGGCGTCCTCGCCGCGCTGTACACCGCGCTCGGCCGCCGCCGGCACGTGGAGAAGGCCGAGTTCGACGAGGCGACCTTCGTCGCCGCCCTGACGGAGGCGGGCGCGGATCCCGCGCTCGCCGCCGCGGCGAGCTCGACCGAGTGGGACGCGAAGGTGCGGGCCAGCCACGCCGACGGCATCGGCCGCGTCGGCATGGACGTCGGCACCCCGGTCGTCGCGGTCGGCGAGAACGCGTTCTTCGGGCCGGTCATCACCCCGGCACCCAAGGGCGCCGACGCCGGCCGGCTGTGGGACGGAGTGCTGCTGGTCGCAGGCACGCCCGGCTTCTTCGAGCTCAAGCGCTCCCGGGACGTGGCACCGATCTTCACGTGA
- a CDS encoding glycosyltransferase, whose protein sequence is MPVSVIIPAYNEAMRLPGLLAELVSVMRKIPDAEVILVDDGSTDGTAAVAEGYLAEVPGGRVLRLPWNSGKGAAVRAGVSVAHGASIVFMDADGASDVNDLPLLLAALEHAEVALGSRRIGAGAVRSSGRRVGSWAFNQITRSLASLDVADTQCGFKAFRGQEAKLLFSLARSTGFGFDVEVLSIARSIGYRIAEVPIHWAEIPGGTFRVTRHTPAMIVDVVRARRYLGRAAPGLVVPANPVSTVQPVPTVQPVRPESAVQLGAAGQSHSPAQPATAAQPASAVPPVSRDPAVSRGPSVPSDSSAAPARGGAARRGAPAARPDRADGLGRPVVGAVARGPLSPPRRPRPETVQPAAARRGDPPAGVAGSDRSAADRSPADRSPADRSPADPVVLGSAAEPAGAGRTSDAGGAALVLPSATMSLPSAGVSRLAGSRVALAHPGETVEEPVVTIPTPGGEPTTAATAALAAVLATTVGRGELSVRPAPERDGAARSS, encoded by the coding sequence GTGCCCGTCAGCGTCATCATCCCGGCCTACAACGAGGCGATGCGCCTGCCCGGTTTGCTGGCCGAGCTGGTGTCGGTGATGCGCAAGATTCCCGACGCCGAAGTGATCTTGGTTGACGATGGGAGTACCGACGGCACCGCCGCCGTCGCGGAGGGGTATCTCGCCGAGGTGCCGGGTGGCCGGGTGCTACGGCTACCGTGGAACTCGGGCAAGGGTGCGGCGGTGCGCGCCGGTGTGTCGGTTGCGCACGGTGCCTCGATCGTCTTCATGGACGCCGACGGCGCCTCGGACGTCAACGACCTGCCGTTGTTGCTGGCCGCTCTGGAACATGCCGAGGTGGCGCTCGGCTCGCGCCGCATCGGCGCCGGCGCGGTGCGTAGCAGCGGTCGCCGGGTCGGTAGCTGGGCCTTCAACCAGATCACCCGGTCGCTGGCGAGCCTGGATGTCGCCGATACCCAGTGCGGATTCAAGGCGTTCCGGGGGCAGGAGGCGAAGCTGCTGTTCAGCCTCGCCCGCTCGACGGGATTCGGCTTCGACGTCGAGGTGCTCTCGATCGCCCGCTCGATCGGCTACCGCATCGCCGAGGTCCCGATCCACTGGGCGGAGATCCCCGGCGGCACGTTCCGGGTGACCCGGCACACGCCGGCGATGATCGTCGACGTGGTGCGGGCCCGCCGCTACCTGGGCCGCGCCGCGCCCGGCCTCGTGGTGCCCGCCAACCCTGTGTCGACCGTCCAGCCCGTCCCGACCGTCCAGCCGGTCCGGCCCGAGTCGGCCGTCCAGCTCGGTGCGGCCGGCCAGAGCCACTCGCCTGCCCAGCCCGCTACGGCCGCTCAGCCTGCCTCCGCTGTCCCGCCCGTCTCCCGTGACCCAGCCGTGTCGCGTGGCCCGTCGGTCCCGTCCGACTCGTCCGCTGCGCCGGCGCGCGGGGGCGCGGCGCGGCGCGGGGCCCCGGCGGCGCGTCCCGACCGTGCCGATGGGCTCGGTCGGCCGGTTGTCGGCGCGGTTGCGCGTGGCCCGCTGTCGCCGCCGCGCCGCCCGAGGCCCGAGACGGTCCAGCCGGCGGCGGCGCGCCGGGGGGACCCGCCTGCGGGCGTTGCGGGCTCCGATCGCTCCGCGGCGGACCGCTCTCCGGCGGACCGCTCTCCGGCGGACCGCTCTCCGGCGGACCCGGTCGTGCTCGGCTCGGCCGCCGAGCCCGCCGGCGCGGGCCGCACGTCGGACGCCGGGGGTGCCGCGTTGGTGCTTCCGAGTGCCACGATGAGCCTCCCGAGCGCGGGTGTGAGCCGGCTCGCTGGCTCGAGGGTCGCCCTCGCGCACCCCGGGGAGACCGTCGAGGAGCCCGTCGTGACCATCCCGACGCCGGGCGGGGAGCCGACGACCGCCGCCACGGCCGCGCTGGCCGCGGTGCTGGCGACGACGGTGGGCCGCGGCGAGCTGTCGGTGCGTCCCGCGCCCGAGCGGGACGGCGCGGCCCGCTCGTCGTAG
- a CDS encoding AI-2E family transporter, giving the protein MLRAARAARLDESGETGSSAAISSAQGAAAIGSDSSPSTAARAEEHIPVSLRVSAGWSWRLIIIGAAVYILLMAIGRVRVVVIPIIAGLLIAALIHPLAHRFQRLGLPRLGAAFAALFVFFAVLAGAAVAVGFNAANEIPTVSDQVSEGVEQIRGYLTNGPFHLSQSQIDDLVDDIRRNLANNRGRLVSGVISGASVAAEVITGLLVALFSTFFFLYDGDRIWDWIVTRFPAGAEDRVRGAGREAWLTITGYIRGTVFVAAVDAFGIAMGLVGVGVPLVAPLALLTFFGGFVPIIGATVAGVAAVLVTLVSGGVTDALIILAVVLAVQQIEGHLLQPLVMRRAVRLHPLAIVIALSAGGVLAGIPGAIAAVPFVAVVNRVAGYLAATGKRPPP; this is encoded by the coding sequence ATGCTGCGGGCCGCTCGGGCGGCCCGGCTGGACGAGTCGGGCGAGACCGGGTCGTCGGCCGCCATCAGCTCCGCACAGGGCGCCGCCGCCATCGGCTCCGACTCGTCACCGTCGACCGCCGCTCGCGCCGAGGAGCACATCCCGGTCTCGCTGCGGGTGTCGGCCGGCTGGTCGTGGCGCCTGATCATCATCGGCGCGGCCGTCTACATCCTGCTGATGGCGATCGGCCGGGTCCGGGTCGTGGTCATCCCGATCATCGCCGGGCTGCTCATCGCGGCGCTCATCCACCCGCTGGCACATCGGTTCCAGCGGCTCGGCCTGCCGCGGCTCGGTGCGGCGTTCGCCGCGCTGTTCGTCTTCTTCGCCGTGCTCGCGGGGGCCGCCGTCGCCGTCGGGTTCAACGCCGCTAACGAGATCCCGACGGTCAGCGACCAGGTCAGCGAGGGCGTCGAGCAGATCCGCGGCTACCTGACCAACGGGCCGTTCCACCTGTCCCAGAGCCAGATCGACGATCTCGTCGACGACATCCGTCGCAACCTGGCGAACAACCGGGGACGGCTGGTCTCCGGGGTGATCTCCGGCGCGTCGGTCGCGGCCGAGGTGATCACCGGTCTGCTCGTCGCGCTGTTCTCGACGTTCTTCTTCCTCTACGACGGCGATCGGATCTGGGACTGGATAGTCACCCGCTTCCCCGCGGGGGCGGAGGACCGGGTGCGCGGTGCCGGCCGGGAGGCCTGGCTCACGATCACCGGCTACATCCGCGGGACCGTCTTCGTCGCCGCCGTCGACGCCTTCGGCATCGCGATGGGGCTGGTCGGTGTCGGCGTGCCGCTCGTCGCGCCGCTGGCGCTGCTGACCTTCTTCGGCGGTTTCGTGCCGATCATCGGGGCGACGGTGGCCGGCGTGGCGGCGGTCCTGGTCACGCTCGTCTCGGGCGGGGTGACCGACGCCTTGATCATTCTGGCCGTCGTGCTGGCCGTGCAGCAGATCGAGGGGCACCTGCTGCAGCCGCTGGTCATGCGCCGGGCCGTGCGGCTGCATCCGCTCGCGATCGTGATCGCGCTGTCCGCCGGCGGCGTGCTGGCGGGCATCCCCGGGGCGATCGCCGCCGTGCCGTTCGTCGCCGTGGTGAACCGGGTGGCCGGATATCTCGCGGCGACCGGGAAGCGTCCACCGCCCTGA
- a CDS encoding ribose-5-phosphate isomerase has translation MRVHLGSDHAGFHLKAALAERLVELGHAPVDHGPVEYDPDDDYPPFVLAAARATAAEPDSLGIVIGGSGNGEAIAANKVVGVRAALVWSEQTATLARQHNDANVLSLGARMHTVSEALAFAEVFLTTPFSGEQRHVRRLRMLSAYERTGEVPSASGTASSAS, from the coding sequence ATGCGCGTCCATCTAGGTTCCGACCATGCAGGATTCCACCTGAAGGCGGCGCTCGCCGAGCGCCTGGTGGAGCTGGGCCATGCGCCTGTCGACCATGGTCCCGTCGAGTACGACCCCGACGATGACTACCCGCCGTTCGTCCTGGCGGCGGCGCGGGCCACCGCGGCCGAGCCGGACAGCCTCGGCATCGTCATCGGCGGTTCCGGCAACGGCGAGGCGATCGCGGCGAACAAGGTCGTGGGGGTGCGCGCGGCGCTGGTCTGGAGTGAGCAGACCGCGACGCTGGCCCGTCAGCACAACGACGCCAACGTGCTCAGCCTCGGTGCCCGCATGCACACCGTCTCCGAGGCGCTGGCGTTCGCGGAGGTCTTCCTCACGACGCCGTTCAGCGGCGAGCAGCGGCACGTGCGCCGGCTGCGGATGCTCTCCGCCTACGAGCGCACGGGCGAGGTCCCCTCGGCGTCCGGCACCGCCTCCTCGGCGTCCTGA
- the pepN gene encoding aminopeptidase N: MPNNLTRDEARERARLLNVASYDVELDLTTGPGTFRTSTAVTFTAREPGASTFVELAAAKVDEVVLNGRSLDPAAVFDGERIRLDDLAESNRLTVVGDGVYSRTGEGLHRFVDPVDEAVYLYTQFETYDAHRMYACFDQPDLKATFTLTVTVPAEWSAISNSAVAAVAEAAIGVRTIRFLPTPVISTYITALVAGPYHEVRDRHDGIDLGLYCRRSLAEFLDPAEIFEITKAGFDFYHRVFDYRYPFGKYDQLFVPEFNAGAMENAGCVTFLEEYVFRAKVTEARRERRAETILHEMAHMWFGDLVTMRWWDDLWLNESFATYMSVLAQVSSTRFTNGWTTFANAEKGWAYRQDQLSSTHPIVADAPDMDAVRTNFDGITYAKGASVLKQLVAWVGQEEFLSGLRTYFRRYEYANTSLRDLLDELENASGRELTSWSAEWLETTGVNTLRPRFFTDSSGLFTSFDVVQEPPSAPPTASKALRPHRLAIGLYDRDTTGALVRRERVELDVTGELTEVPKLVGARQPDLILLNDDDLTYAKVRLDERSLATLVESIGAISQSLPRTLCWAAAWDMTRDAELAARDYVRLVLSGVTAEDDIGVVQSLLAKADLTIDAYGEPANRTPALRALTERAEELARSAPPGSDVQLVYTTTFARAEDADQVARVRALFEGTDVIEGLVLDTELRWTLLTQLVARGVYGDAEIDAELARDRTATGEKRAATARAARPSAEAKAAAWSAVMDSDELSNHLAVATMSGFWISDQLEVTRPYVDRYFDEIGGIWETRSFDTASTITQMLFPSSVIEPETVARVDAYLADRNPTPPLRRALLEGRDGLVRALAARAKDAAAGA; the protein is encoded by the coding sequence GTGCCCAACAATCTCACCCGCGACGAGGCGCGCGAGCGCGCCCGCCTGCTCAACGTGGCGTCCTACGACGTCGAACTCGACCTGACGACCGGCCCCGGGACCTTCCGCACGTCGACCGCGGTCACCTTCACCGCCCGCGAGCCGGGGGCGTCGACGTTCGTCGAGCTCGCCGCCGCCAAGGTCGACGAGGTCGTGCTCAACGGCAGGTCGCTGGACCCCGCCGCCGTGTTCGACGGCGAGCGCATCCGGCTCGACGACCTCGCCGAGTCCAACCGGCTCACCGTGGTGGGCGACGGCGTGTACTCGCGCACCGGGGAGGGGCTGCACCGCTTCGTCGACCCGGTCGACGAGGCCGTCTACCTGTACACCCAGTTCGAGACGTACGACGCGCACCGGATGTACGCCTGCTTCGACCAGCCCGACCTGAAGGCGACGTTCACGCTGACGGTGACGGTGCCGGCCGAGTGGTCGGCCATCTCCAACAGCGCGGTCGCGGCGGTCGCGGAGGCCGCGATCGGCGTGCGCACCATCCGGTTCCTCCCGACGCCGGTGATCTCGACGTACATCACCGCGCTCGTCGCCGGTCCCTACCACGAGGTCCGCGACCGCCACGACGGCATCGACCTCGGGTTGTACTGCCGGCGCTCGCTGGCCGAGTTCCTCGACCCGGCGGAGATCTTCGAGATCACCAAGGCCGGCTTCGACTTCTACCACCGCGTGTTCGACTACCGGTACCCGTTCGGCAAGTACGACCAGCTCTTCGTGCCGGAGTTCAACGCCGGTGCGATGGAGAACGCCGGCTGCGTGACGTTCCTGGAGGAGTACGTCTTCCGGGCCAAGGTCACCGAGGCCCGCCGCGAGCGCCGCGCGGAGACGATTCTGCACGAGATGGCGCACATGTGGTTCGGCGACCTGGTCACCATGCGCTGGTGGGACGACCTGTGGCTCAACGAGTCGTTCGCCACCTACATGTCGGTGCTGGCGCAGGTGAGCTCCACGCGGTTCACCAACGGCTGGACGACCTTCGCCAATGCGGAGAAGGGCTGGGCCTACCGGCAGGACCAGCTCTCCTCCACCCACCCGATCGTCGCCGACGCCCCCGACATGGACGCGGTGCGCACGAACTTCGACGGCATCACGTACGCCAAGGGCGCCTCGGTGCTCAAGCAGCTCGTCGCCTGGGTCGGGCAGGAGGAGTTCCTGTCCGGGCTGCGGACGTACTTCCGCCGCTACGAGTACGCGAACACCTCCCTGCGCGACCTGCTCGACGAGCTGGAGAACGCCAGCGGCCGGGAGCTGACGAGCTGGTCCGCCGAGTGGCTGGAGACGACGGGCGTCAACACGCTGCGCCCGCGCTTCTTCACCGACTCCTCGGGCCTGTTCACCTCGTTCGACGTGGTGCAGGAGCCCCCGAGCGCCCCGCCGACCGCGTCGAAGGCGCTGCGTCCCCACCGGCTCGCGATCGGCCTGTACGACCGCGACACCACCGGTGCGCTCGTCCGCCGCGAACGGGTCGAGCTGGACGTGACCGGCGAGCTGACCGAGGTGCCCAAGCTCGTCGGTGCCCGCCAGCCGGATCTCATCCTGCTCAACGACGACGACCTCACCTACGCCAAGGTCCGGCTCGACGAGCGCTCGCTGGCCACCCTCGTCGAGTCGATCGGCGCGATCTCCCAGTCGCTGCCGCGGACGCTGTGCTGGGCGGCGGCGTGGGACATGACGCGCGACGCGGAGCTCGCCGCGCGCGACTACGTCCGGCTCGTGCTGTCCGGGGTGACCGCCGAGGACGACATCGGCGTGGTGCAGTCGCTGCTTGCCAAGGCCGACCTCACCATCGACGCCTACGGCGAGCCGGCGAACCGGACGCCGGCCCTGCGGGCGCTGACCGAGCGGGCCGAGGAGCTGGCCCGGTCCGCGCCGCCCGGCAGCGACGTGCAGCTCGTCTACACGACCACGTTCGCCCGCGCCGAGGACGCCGACCAGGTGGCCCGGGTGCGGGCACTGTTCGAGGGCACCGACGTCATCGAGGGTCTCGTCCTGGACACCGAGCTGCGCTGGACGCTGCTGACCCAGCTCGTGGCCCGCGGCGTCTACGGCGACGCCGAGATCGACGCCGAGCTCGCCCGCGACCGCACCGCCACCGGCGAGAAGCGCGCGGCCACCGCGCGGGCCGCCCGCCCGAGCGCCGAGGCGAAGGCCGCCGCGTGGTCCGCGGTGATGGACTCTGACGAGCTGTCCAACCACCTGGCCGTCGCGACGATGAGCGGCTTCTGGATCTCCGACCAGCTCGAGGTGACCCGGCCGTACGTCGACCGCTACTTCGACGAGATCGGCGGGATCTGGGAGACCCGCAGCTTCGACACGGCCTCGACCATCACCCAGATGCTCTTCCCGTCCTCCGTCATCGAGCCGGAGACGGTGGCCAGGGTCGACGCGTACCTCGCCGACCGCAACCCGACACCGCCGCTGCGCCGCGCCCTGCTCGAGGGCCGCGACGGCCTCGTCCGGGCGCTGGCCGCCCGCGCCAAGGACGCCGCCGCCGGGGCGTAG